One window of the Montipora foliosa isolate CH-2021 chromosome 4, ASM3666993v2, whole genome shotgun sequence genome contains the following:
- the LOC138000606 gene encoding uncharacterized protein isoform X2, producing MAHGFSRSGCSLLPTTEAHFQGLTSKSVLVKNLSPGSTDKEVTIHFQRKGNGGGEVDCVRMLGEGVAVVTFERREVAQSVMKRRHEIDGCLLTLESFHETSAHQVFRTVSGRLDPDTHGLSFPALKNILDEVLRKKDIRCKEISDGFVLSGTLEQMKKVNIKLKNKLNEKRVLTKPPQEEFGQARVSTDPMTIPGPLSKDGLATGISSKQDRLKSKEPLTLISSKGWVQKHQTSETGNDEILSLNTQMGSRNGFKIIKSNNSVNTTGNKANLSGSEVKNNFTYGPTQLSTAEQVDPLSGSTLSKGENVPICSSDGCKIIGANSSKDKTDIKADLSGSETKPNVSDGPIQLLRAKEIDPQSGSTMSKGENLPMGSSDGCKIIGANSSKDRTDIKADLSGSETKPNVSDGPMQLSRAKEIDPQSGSTMSKGENLPMDSSDGCKIIGANSSKDKTNIKADLSGSETKPNVSDGPMQLSRAKEIDPQSGSTMSKGENLPMGSSDGCKIIGANSSKDKTNIKADLSGSETKPNVSDGPMQLSRAKQIDPLFNTESLKSKPICRGPAKRKCNEVNHEHRKSALKKCKSSTDNGDFQSPAKLLDDNMNELKTSSCKASLKKEISQRHAYEEEEEEEKKRDVKSEVKDSENVGREQKNDVDEENSREFVTSTGLMVKLFKGDICSQYVHVILCPANATLSYSEGLSKMILDKGGQAIKKECLDKTQNQVKLQEGHTFITSSGMLPCKVVFHAVLPYWNPSDKQEENKVKLCIHKCLKDGLTLSSGYRMESIAIPPLGQNWNNIPVEVSVEVVTRVLATFSKNIGPLHSGIRDVHIVCEDDKSLDEFATSFLSFSFGEETPFFKIVHRQKQDERTMRLGNESERYNSNPSLLQETSEEKTRKKISRSKTSTDEIITVEELQVVNSVAFDKGKNDGKEEDSLGCNEQEKQNTRESFKTKVCEKTISFVSCDSVQHSEVSMMKAVEILDVTSTGQLAEGTIDYKVVENKLLSDENTNRSVILNKNQERRMAANFQRGDQKRTTGINKQHTAHGFQLPKIKEFLFPKGDTRFRASNSQGILSNDTNWSRPRDEHELVSSFSIASEFITSPTIEGLLNADLCLGFQGLELSHEKECDLDRAASMVSSESPMSLEGMDIGLLSFDHTDEPHGNLVPSVRETEKSKECNSWSKEKRGLFKKSPGKAEEREDLLESREKERENKDERRCASAPKEEISILCALCQNLVDHPDLTHPNVCKSHKFCDDCLLNAFTFSTSCHACMDTTGLITVPKKKDTSSTSMSQQPQNQNQVTNRTVIAVPVQANQPPGEMMWKRYSESLPGFEGSGTIAVSFCFYGGIQSSEHPKPGVKYRGITCTAYIPDTKEGKDIFKLLRKAFDARLVFTILSSDSSGIGFVALNGIELKTAFQRNSRDGYPDPDYLSRLRQQLCAKGIH from the exons ATGGCGCACGGATTTTCTCGCAGCGGCTGTTCGCTGCTGCCAACGACCGAAGCCCACTTTCAAGGTTTAACTTCCAAAAGCGTTCTTGTTAAAAACCTCTCACCCGGATCAACGGACAAGGAGGTGACTATACACTTTCAGAGAAAGGGAAATGGAGGAGGTGAGGTGGATTGTGTCAGAATGCTTGGCGAGGGAGTCGCAGTAGTTACATTTGAAAGAAGAGAAG TTGCCCAGTCTGTTATGAAAAGAAGACATGAAATAGACGGCTGTTTATTAACCCTGGAGTCCTTTCACGAAACTTCTGCTCATCAG GTGTTCAGAACAGTCTCTGGTCGCCTTGATCCTGATACTCATGGATTGAGCTTTCCGGCATTGAAAAACATCCTTGATGAAGTTCTTAGGAAAAAAGACATTAGGTGCAAAGAAATATCGGATGGCTTTGTTCTTTCGGGGACCTTAGAGCAAATGAAGAAAGTcaacataaaattaaaaaacaagctAAATGAAAAGAGAGTGTTAACGAAGCCCCCCCAGGAAGAGTTTGGACAAGCAAGGGTGTCCACAGACCCCATGACAATTCCTGGCCCTTTATCAAAGGATGGTCTTGCAACGGGAATCAGCTCTAAACAAGATCGCTTAAAGAGCAAGGAACCTTTAACGCTGATTTCATCGAAAGGTTGGGTACAGAAACATCAAACAAGTGAAACAGGCAACGATGAAATTCTTTCTTTGAACACTCAGATGGGGTCGAGAAACGGattcaaaatcatcaaaagcAACAACTCCGTGAACACGACTGGCAATAAGGCAAATTTATCAGGATCCGAAgtaaagaacaatttcacgtATGGTCCCACGCAACTATCAACGGCCGAACAGGTTGACCCGCTATCGGGAAGTACTTTGTCAAAGGGAGAAAACGTCCCCATATGTTCGAGTGACGGATGCAAAATAATCGGAGCCAACAGCTCCAAAGACAAGACAGACATTAAAGCGGATTTATCAGGATCTGAAACAAAGCCCAATGTCAGTGATGGTCCCATACAACTATTAAGAGCCAAAGAGATCGACCCGCAATCGGGAAGTACTATGTCAAAGGGAGAAAACTTACCGATGGGTTCGAGTGACGGATGCAAAATAATCGGAGCCAACAGCTCCAAAGACAGGACAGACATTAAAGCGGATTTATCAGGATCTGAAACAAAGCCCAATGTCAGTGATGGTCCCATGCAACTATCAAGAGCCAAAGAGATCGACCCGCAATCGGGAAGTACTATGTCAAAGGGAGAAAACCTCCCGATGGATTCGAGTGACGGATGCAAAATAATCGGAGCCAACAGCTCCAAAGACAAGACAAACATTAAAGCGGATTTATCAGGATCTGAAACAAAGCCCAATGTCAGTGATGGTCCCATGCAACTATCAAGAGCCAAAGAGATCGACCCGCAATCGGGAAGTACTATGTCAAAGGGAGAAAACCTCCCGATGGGTTCGAGTGACGGATGTAAAATAATCGGAGCCAACAGCTCCAAAGACAAGACAAACATTAAAGCGGATTTATCAGGATCTGAAACAAAGCCCAATGTCAGTGATGGTCCCATGCAGCTCTCAAGAGCTAAGCAAATTGACCCGCTATTCAATACGGAATCTTTAAAATCCAAACCCATTTGTAGGGGTCCTGCGAAGAGGAAGTGTAACGAAGTGAACCACGAGCATCGAAAATCAGCTTTAAAAAAGTGTAAATCATCAACCGATAACGGTGACTTCCAATCCCCGGCAAAATTGCTCGACGATAACATGAACGAACTCAAAACCAGCAGCTGTAAGGCAtcattaaagaaagaaatttcCCAAAGGCATGCatacgaagaagaagaagaagaggaaaaaaaacgCGACGTGAAGAGCGAAGTTAAAGATTCAGAGAATGTAGGAAGGGAACAGAAGAATGATGTTGACGAAGAAAATTCTCGAGAGTTTGTAACCTCGACTGGTCTTATGGTCAAGTTGTTCAAGGGAGATATATGCAGCCAATATGTGCATGTCATCCTTTGTCCAGCCAACGCAACACTATCTTATAGTGAGGGATTATCAAAAATGATACTTGATAAAGGGGGTCAAGCAATCAAGAAGGAATGCCTTGACAAAACTCAGAATCAGGTGAAATTACAAGAGGGTCACACATTTATCACGTCGTCTGGTATGTTGCCCTGTAAAGTTGTCTTTCATGCCGTCTTGCCTTATTGGAATCCCAGCGATAAACAGGAAGAAAATAAAGTCAAACTCTGTATCCATAAATGCTTAAAGGATGGACTTACATTGTCCTCTGGGTACAGAATGGAATCAATTGCTATCCCTCCCTTGGGACAAAATTGGAATAACATCCCAGTTGAAGTTTCGGTAGAGGTGGTAACTCGCGTTCTTGCAACGTTCAGTAAAAATATTGGTCCGTTACATAGTGGTATTAGAGATGTCCATATAGTTTGCGAAGATGACAAGTCTCTCGATGAATTTGCTACAagttttttgtcgttttctttcgGCGAGGAAACTCCCTTTTTCAAGATTGTCCACCGGCAGAAGCAAGATGAAAGAACGATGAGACTTGGAAACGAAAGTGAAAGATACAATTCCAATCCCTCACTGTTACAAGAAACCTCTGAGGAAAAAACTCGGAAGAAAATATCAAGGTCCAAAACCTCTACCGACGAGATAATTACAGTGGAAGAACTACAAGTTGTAAATTCCGTTGCATTtgacaaaggaaaaaatgatgGGAAGGAGGAGGATTCGCTGGGTTGCAACGAACAGGAAAAGCAGAATACTCGAGAGAGTTTCAAGACGAAGGTTTGTGAAAAgacgatttcttttgtttcatgtgaCTCAGTTCAACACAGCGAAGTTTCTATGATGAAAGCCGTCGAAATCCTGGATGTAACAAGTACAGGTCAGCTTGCAGAGGGTACGATAGACTACAAGGTCGTCGAAAATAAGTTACTTTCTGATGAAAACACGAACAGATCTGTGATCCTGAATAAAAACCAGGAAAGAAGAATGGCAGCAAATTTCCAACGTGGTGATCAAAAAAGAACGACTGGGATCAACAAACAGCACACTGCACATGGCTTTCAGCTGCCTAAAATCAAGgaatttttatttccaaagggAGATACCAGATTTCGCGCCAGTAATAGCCAAGGGATCTTAAGCAATGATACGAATTGGTCTCGTCCACGCGATGAACATGAATTGGTTTCTTCTTTTAGTATTGCTAGTGAATTCATTACCTCGCCTACTATTGAAGGTCTCTTAAATGCAGACCTTTGTCTCGGCTTTCAAGGTTTAGAACTTTCGCATGAAAAAGAATGTGACTTGGACCGGGCTGCAAGCATGGTGAGTAGCGAGAGTCCTATGAGTTTGGAAGGAATGGACATTGGACTGTTGTCTTTCGACCATACTGATGAACCACATGGGAATCTCGTGCCCTCTGTAAGAGAAACAGAAAAAAGTAAAGAATGTAATTCTTGGAGCAAGGAGAAGCGCGGCTTGTTCAAAAAAAGCCCTGGTAAGGCGGAAGAGAGAGAAGATTTATTGGAATCaagggaaaaagaaagggaaaacaaaGACGAGAGGAGATGCGCGTCAG CGCCAAAGGaagaaatttcaattttgtgtgCGTTGTGTCAGAACTTGGTGGATCATCCAGACCTCACCCATCCAAATGTTTGTAAAAGTCATAAATTTTGCGACGATTGCTTGCTCAATGCCTTCACTTTCAGTACGTCCTGTCATGCGTGTATGGATACGACTGGATTGATAACGGTACCGAAAAAAAAAG ACACGAGCTCAACGTCGATGTCTCAACAGCCACAGAACCAGAACCAAGTAACTAATAGAACAGTTATCGCAGTTCCGGTACAAGCTAACCAGCCCCCTGGGGAAATGATGTGGAAAAGGTATAGCGAAAGTCTCCCAGGATTTGAGGGATCTGGTACGATTGCCGTGTCGTTTTGTTTCTACGGTGGGATTCAGAGTTCGGAACATCCAAAACCTGGGGTTAAATACAGGGGGATAACATGTACGGCGTACATACCAgacacaaaagaaggaaaagacATCTTCAAGTTGTTGCGGAAGGCCTTTGACGCCCGCTTGGTTTTCACTATTTTGAGTTCTGATTCCAGCGGAATCGGTTTTGTTGCATTGAATGGTATCGAGCTAAAGACAGCCTTTCAAAGGAATTCAAG AGATGGCTACCCAGATCCAGACTACTTGTCCAGATTGAGGCAACAGCTTTGTGCAAAAGGGATTCACTAG
- the LOC138000606 gene encoding uncharacterized protein isoform X1 encodes MAHGFSRSGCSLLPTTEAHFQGLTSKSVLVKNLSPGSTDKEVTIHFQRKGNGGGEVDCVRMLGEGVAVVTFERREVAQSVMKRRHEIDGCLLTLESFHETSAHQVFRTVSGRLDPDTHGLSFPALKNILDEVLRKKDIRCKEISDGFVLSGTLEQMKKVNIKLKNKLNEKRVLTKPPQEEFGQARVSTDPMTIPGPLSKDGLATGISSKQDRLKSKEPLTLISSKGWVQKHQTSETGNDEILSLNTQMGSRNGFKIIKSNNSVNTTGNKANLSGSEVKNNFTYGPTQLSTAEQVDPLSGSTLSKGENVPICSSDGCKIIGANSSKDKTDIKADLSGSETKPNVSDGPIQLLRAKEIDPQSGSTMSKGENLPMGSSDGCKIIGANSSKDRTDIKADLSGSETKPNVSDGPMQLSRAKEIDPQSGSTMSKGENLPMDSSDGCKIIGANSSKDKTNIKADLSGSETKPNVSDGPMQLSRAKEIDPQSGSTMSKGENLPMGSSDGCKIIGANSSKDKTNIKADLSGSETKPNVSDGPMQLSRAKQIDPLFNTESLKSKPICRGPAKRKCNEVNHEHRKSALKKCKSSTDNGDFQSPAKLLDDNMNELKTSSCKASLKKEISQRHAYEEEEEEEKKRDVKSEVKDSENVGREQKNDVDEENSREFVTSTGLMVKLFKGDICSQYVHVILCPANATLSYSEGLSKMILDKGGQAIKKECLDKTQNQVKLQEGHTFITSSGMLPCKVVFHAVLPYWNPSDKQEENKVKLCIHKCLKDGLTLSSGYRMESIAIPPLGQNWNNIPVEVSVEVVTRVLATFSKNIGPLHSGIRDVHIVCEDDKSLDEFATSFLSFSFGEETPFFKIVHRQKQDERTMRLGNESERYNSNPSLLQETSEEKTRKKISRSKTSTDEIITVEELQVVNSVAFDKGKNDGKEEDSLGCNEQEKQNTRESFKTKVCEKTISFVSCDSVQHSEVSMMKAVEILDVTSTGQLAEGTIDYKVVENKLLSDENTNRSVILNKNQERRMAANFQRGDQKRTTGINKQHTAHGFQLPKIKEFLFPKGDTRFRASNSQGILSNDTNWSRPRDEHELVSSFSIASEFITSPTIEGLLNADLCLGFQGLELSHEKECDLDRAASMVSSESPMSLEGMDIGLLSFDHTDEPHGNLVPSVRETEKSKECNSWSKEKRGLFKKSPGKAEEREDLLESREKERENKDERRCASAPKEEISILCALCQNLVDHPDLTHPNVCKSHKFCDDCLLNAFTFSTSCHACMDTTGLITVPKKKADTSSTSMSQQPQNQNQVTNRTVIAVPVQANQPPGEMMWKRYSESLPGFEGSGTIAVSFCFYGGIQSSEHPKPGVKYRGITCTAYIPDTKEGKDIFKLLRKAFDARLVFTILSSDSSGIGFVALNGIELKTAFQRNSRDGYPDPDYLSRLRQQLCAKGIH; translated from the exons ATGGCGCACGGATTTTCTCGCAGCGGCTGTTCGCTGCTGCCAACGACCGAAGCCCACTTTCAAGGTTTAACTTCCAAAAGCGTTCTTGTTAAAAACCTCTCACCCGGATCAACGGACAAGGAGGTGACTATACACTTTCAGAGAAAGGGAAATGGAGGAGGTGAGGTGGATTGTGTCAGAATGCTTGGCGAGGGAGTCGCAGTAGTTACATTTGAAAGAAGAGAAG TTGCCCAGTCTGTTATGAAAAGAAGACATGAAATAGACGGCTGTTTATTAACCCTGGAGTCCTTTCACGAAACTTCTGCTCATCAG GTGTTCAGAACAGTCTCTGGTCGCCTTGATCCTGATACTCATGGATTGAGCTTTCCGGCATTGAAAAACATCCTTGATGAAGTTCTTAGGAAAAAAGACATTAGGTGCAAAGAAATATCGGATGGCTTTGTTCTTTCGGGGACCTTAGAGCAAATGAAGAAAGTcaacataaaattaaaaaacaagctAAATGAAAAGAGAGTGTTAACGAAGCCCCCCCAGGAAGAGTTTGGACAAGCAAGGGTGTCCACAGACCCCATGACAATTCCTGGCCCTTTATCAAAGGATGGTCTTGCAACGGGAATCAGCTCTAAACAAGATCGCTTAAAGAGCAAGGAACCTTTAACGCTGATTTCATCGAAAGGTTGGGTACAGAAACATCAAACAAGTGAAACAGGCAACGATGAAATTCTTTCTTTGAACACTCAGATGGGGTCGAGAAACGGattcaaaatcatcaaaagcAACAACTCCGTGAACACGACTGGCAATAAGGCAAATTTATCAGGATCCGAAgtaaagaacaatttcacgtATGGTCCCACGCAACTATCAACGGCCGAACAGGTTGACCCGCTATCGGGAAGTACTTTGTCAAAGGGAGAAAACGTCCCCATATGTTCGAGTGACGGATGCAAAATAATCGGAGCCAACAGCTCCAAAGACAAGACAGACATTAAAGCGGATTTATCAGGATCTGAAACAAAGCCCAATGTCAGTGATGGTCCCATACAACTATTAAGAGCCAAAGAGATCGACCCGCAATCGGGAAGTACTATGTCAAAGGGAGAAAACTTACCGATGGGTTCGAGTGACGGATGCAAAATAATCGGAGCCAACAGCTCCAAAGACAGGACAGACATTAAAGCGGATTTATCAGGATCTGAAACAAAGCCCAATGTCAGTGATGGTCCCATGCAACTATCAAGAGCCAAAGAGATCGACCCGCAATCGGGAAGTACTATGTCAAAGGGAGAAAACCTCCCGATGGATTCGAGTGACGGATGCAAAATAATCGGAGCCAACAGCTCCAAAGACAAGACAAACATTAAAGCGGATTTATCAGGATCTGAAACAAAGCCCAATGTCAGTGATGGTCCCATGCAACTATCAAGAGCCAAAGAGATCGACCCGCAATCGGGAAGTACTATGTCAAAGGGAGAAAACCTCCCGATGGGTTCGAGTGACGGATGTAAAATAATCGGAGCCAACAGCTCCAAAGACAAGACAAACATTAAAGCGGATTTATCAGGATCTGAAACAAAGCCCAATGTCAGTGATGGTCCCATGCAGCTCTCAAGAGCTAAGCAAATTGACCCGCTATTCAATACGGAATCTTTAAAATCCAAACCCATTTGTAGGGGTCCTGCGAAGAGGAAGTGTAACGAAGTGAACCACGAGCATCGAAAATCAGCTTTAAAAAAGTGTAAATCATCAACCGATAACGGTGACTTCCAATCCCCGGCAAAATTGCTCGACGATAACATGAACGAACTCAAAACCAGCAGCTGTAAGGCAtcattaaagaaagaaatttcCCAAAGGCATGCatacgaagaagaagaagaagaggaaaaaaaacgCGACGTGAAGAGCGAAGTTAAAGATTCAGAGAATGTAGGAAGGGAACAGAAGAATGATGTTGACGAAGAAAATTCTCGAGAGTTTGTAACCTCGACTGGTCTTATGGTCAAGTTGTTCAAGGGAGATATATGCAGCCAATATGTGCATGTCATCCTTTGTCCAGCCAACGCAACACTATCTTATAGTGAGGGATTATCAAAAATGATACTTGATAAAGGGGGTCAAGCAATCAAGAAGGAATGCCTTGACAAAACTCAGAATCAGGTGAAATTACAAGAGGGTCACACATTTATCACGTCGTCTGGTATGTTGCCCTGTAAAGTTGTCTTTCATGCCGTCTTGCCTTATTGGAATCCCAGCGATAAACAGGAAGAAAATAAAGTCAAACTCTGTATCCATAAATGCTTAAAGGATGGACTTACATTGTCCTCTGGGTACAGAATGGAATCAATTGCTATCCCTCCCTTGGGACAAAATTGGAATAACATCCCAGTTGAAGTTTCGGTAGAGGTGGTAACTCGCGTTCTTGCAACGTTCAGTAAAAATATTGGTCCGTTACATAGTGGTATTAGAGATGTCCATATAGTTTGCGAAGATGACAAGTCTCTCGATGAATTTGCTACAagttttttgtcgttttctttcgGCGAGGAAACTCCCTTTTTCAAGATTGTCCACCGGCAGAAGCAAGATGAAAGAACGATGAGACTTGGAAACGAAAGTGAAAGATACAATTCCAATCCCTCACTGTTACAAGAAACCTCTGAGGAAAAAACTCGGAAGAAAATATCAAGGTCCAAAACCTCTACCGACGAGATAATTACAGTGGAAGAACTACAAGTTGTAAATTCCGTTGCATTtgacaaaggaaaaaatgatgGGAAGGAGGAGGATTCGCTGGGTTGCAACGAACAGGAAAAGCAGAATACTCGAGAGAGTTTCAAGACGAAGGTTTGTGAAAAgacgatttcttttgtttcatgtgaCTCAGTTCAACACAGCGAAGTTTCTATGATGAAAGCCGTCGAAATCCTGGATGTAACAAGTACAGGTCAGCTTGCAGAGGGTACGATAGACTACAAGGTCGTCGAAAATAAGTTACTTTCTGATGAAAACACGAACAGATCTGTGATCCTGAATAAAAACCAGGAAAGAAGAATGGCAGCAAATTTCCAACGTGGTGATCAAAAAAGAACGACTGGGATCAACAAACAGCACACTGCACATGGCTTTCAGCTGCCTAAAATCAAGgaatttttatttccaaagggAGATACCAGATTTCGCGCCAGTAATAGCCAAGGGATCTTAAGCAATGATACGAATTGGTCTCGTCCACGCGATGAACATGAATTGGTTTCTTCTTTTAGTATTGCTAGTGAATTCATTACCTCGCCTACTATTGAAGGTCTCTTAAATGCAGACCTTTGTCTCGGCTTTCAAGGTTTAGAACTTTCGCATGAAAAAGAATGTGACTTGGACCGGGCTGCAAGCATGGTGAGTAGCGAGAGTCCTATGAGTTTGGAAGGAATGGACATTGGACTGTTGTCTTTCGACCATACTGATGAACCACATGGGAATCTCGTGCCCTCTGTAAGAGAAACAGAAAAAAGTAAAGAATGTAATTCTTGGAGCAAGGAGAAGCGCGGCTTGTTCAAAAAAAGCCCTGGTAAGGCGGAAGAGAGAGAAGATTTATTGGAATCaagggaaaaagaaagggaaaacaaaGACGAGAGGAGATGCGCGTCAG CGCCAAAGGaagaaatttcaattttgtgtgCGTTGTGTCAGAACTTGGTGGATCATCCAGACCTCACCCATCCAAATGTTTGTAAAAGTCATAAATTTTGCGACGATTGCTTGCTCAATGCCTTCACTTTCAGTACGTCCTGTCATGCGTGTATGGATACGACTGGATTGATAACGGTACCGAAAAAAAAAG CAGACACGAGCTCAACGTCGATGTCTCAACAGCCACAGAACCAGAACCAAGTAACTAATAGAACAGTTATCGCAGTTCCGGTACAAGCTAACCAGCCCCCTGGGGAAATGATGTGGAAAAGGTATAGCGAAAGTCTCCCAGGATTTGAGGGATCTGGTACGATTGCCGTGTCGTTTTGTTTCTACGGTGGGATTCAGAGTTCGGAACATCCAAAACCTGGGGTTAAATACAGGGGGATAACATGTACGGCGTACATACCAgacacaaaagaaggaaaagacATCTTCAAGTTGTTGCGGAAGGCCTTTGACGCCCGCTTGGTTTTCACTATTTTGAGTTCTGATTCCAGCGGAATCGGTTTTGTTGCATTGAATGGTATCGAGCTAAAGACAGCCTTTCAAAGGAATTCAAG AGATGGCTACCCAGATCCAGACTACTTGTCCAGATTGAGGCAACAGCTTTGTGCAAAAGGGATTCACTAG
- the LOC138001211 gene encoding uncharacterized protein gives MPSDTERASVPASIAESFHEGDPVRATASGSSGQTLSNVETLELFSQLLDAKFDQKFAAFKRDLDEKEAATQSQLKKLKTETKASSSFNFKGNKVQYEFNSSLLDVLDGVVNNISRGNLSPAISELERVKTLVTKRKKLIRFADKSPAGWTAVEEYESDELADDSEDEKKLRSAERRALVKIREKKRKNASNRPNSTATHTKPSEGPSTGLSAGSSFSSNQPFLRMQSFRGRQPQPADKCFSCGQRGHWANSSVCPSRFRGSVPAVPNSKNAS, from the coding sequence atGCCGTCTGATACTGAACGAGCGAGTGTTCCCGCTTCGATCGCTGAATCCTTCCATGAGGGAGATCCCGTTCGTGCAACTGCTTCAGGATCATCGGGTCAAACGTTGTCCAACGTCGAGACTTTGGAGCTGTTTTCTCAGCTCTTAGATGCCAAATTTGACCAAAAGTTCGCCGCGTTTAAACGTGATTTAGATGAGAAAGAAGCTGCTACGCAGTCCCAACTGAAGAAGCTGAAAACAGAAACCAAGGCTTCGAGTTCTTTCAacttcaaaggaaacaaagtgCAATACGAGTTCAACAGCTCTCTGTTGGACGTTTTAGACGGGGTTGTCAATAACATCTCACGAGGAAACCTTTCACCAGCTATTTCGGAGCTCGAAAGAGTGAAAACTCTCGTTACTAAACGCAAAAAGCTGATTCGTTTCGCGGACAAGAGCCCCGCGGGTTGGACAGCCGTCGAGGAATACGAGTCGGATGAACTCGCCGACGATTCAGAGGATGAGAAAAAACTCCGTTCAGCCGAGAGAAGAGCGCTCGTCAAGATCAGGGAGAAGAAGCGTAAAAATGCGTCTAACCGTCCTAATTCTACAGCTACTCACACCAAACCCAGCGAAGGTCCATCTACTGGTTTGTCCGCTGGCAGTTCGTTTTCTTCTAATCAGCCTTTTCTACGTATGCAGTCCTTTCGTGGGCGTCAGCCCCAACCGGCAGATAAGTGCTTTAGCTGCGGTCAGAGAGGCCACTGGGCGAATTCTTCCGTTTGTCCAAGCCGCTTCAGAGGATCCGTCCCAGCCGTCCCAAACAGTAAAAATGCAAGCTGA